The DNA sequence ATGTCCCTCAATTCAAATAATTGGTAGTAAAGAGTCAAAGTGTTACATATTCATAATTGGCTTCCTCGTCCAGCATAAAGAATAACTTATCTTCAATATGCTCAACAATAATGGAAacccaaaaaataaattaaatggaaCAAAAAACAACAGCTCAGAGTAAAAGAATCTTATAAGGATGCAATTGGAATGAACTCAGTATAATAAATGATTAATCTtcgaaacataaattaaaaaagaagaaggagaaaacacaaattttgatcaaaattaaacaaaacaaacgAATAGATACAAGATTTACTTCCATTGAGAATTGGTAATGCTCCACAAAAGAGAAAAAGGGGTCTGAAGAAAGTTGTAGTGATTcggattttataattaatattgattattgatttgatttttattgatggGTTTATTTACCAAATATGTGTGTGTGAAAtgtgaaattttgatttttgacaaGAAACCCCACTAAGGCGCTAAAGTGGCTGCATTGTCAGTCTAATCTCTACCGAGTCATATGAAAAATGATGATGCTCTCGATtacaaatgaaaagaaaaagaaaatttgttaAAACTCACCAAATCGGGAAGCAGCTTCTGATTGTGTGAAGGAAGCTGACGGCGAGACTCGAAGCAAGAAGACGACGAGTCCCAGGACCTACTGCTTCTGCCGCCGCCGCCGACGAGCACAACGAAGGCGTGCGACTGAGTGCAAGACAATGACGAGACAGAGAGCAACGACGACGAGCAGTCCCGGAGACGAGAAGAGCGACAACGACCTTGATTGCGAGACCGGAGACGAGAGAGGGAGAGAGCTCGAGTGCGCCGCCACTGTGAGACAGATGAGAGAGATCGAGCTCcagggagagagagaaggagagatagGAAGAGGAGAGAATAACGCTAGACAACCttaaaaagatgaagaacaatgtttgatattttttatttttcagaaacgGTGTTCAAAGATAGGGTTTTTCTAGAtgaaagaataattttttaattttttttttcaaatatgttTTTATtctgttgtttaaattatttaaaaatataaaattaggattagttgaattttgaattttaattgatttaaaatGGTATTTTTGTCTAATGGAATAAAGTAGAGATATTTaggtctttttataaaattaaataaaaaatatttttttttattaaattataagaatgttttagtaaaagtagtgatataatataatttttttttcaaaaaaattagataCTGATGTAGAAAATAAATTTCACATGCCatattattatttgtctatattttaaacgtatcagtaatttatcatcgtaccgaagcaaaaacctatatatatatatatatagtatttgtTTTATGTTTGACGATTGCTAAAAGAATAAAATTGTGGAACACAAAATCAAGCTTTTCAAAGGCACATGAAGCATAGCAGCATAAGCAAAACTCTATAGCTCTGTATTGTTTTCAATGGTGCCTTCATAGTTACGAAGCAAAACTGCAAAGATCATGCTAACATATCTCAAGCCATTTTTCTATGTACATCTTAATAAACAGATTGAAATTGAACccaaaataataatagtaaataataacAACAGGGATCAGTTGAGTTTACACTTATGGTCATGGAACCTATAGAATCCTTCAATTGCATGAGGATGACCTTTGCATAGAAGCCGGACCTATATACAAACATTCTTCAATTGAAGAACCACGCTTTGTTTCACATCCCTTTTTGATTCATTCCTATCCACGTTCTGCAACTCTGTCACCATCTTCTATATGATCTGCCGTGTGAATTTCAGGTTCTGAATTCGCTACAATCTCCGTTTGTATCTCATCAGTCGGAATCCCACGAACCTGAATTAGATCAATGAGTACCTGGGAAGAAACACTATGACATGTATCGAAATCCACTCGCTCCTTCGAATTCGATTCCTCACTGAATCTTCCTTCAATTTCAACTAACTCGCTGACCTCTCCTGCTCCAGGACTGTTTTCCATGTCGAAATTAGTAAACATATTATCGCTGCTTAATCCACCCTCGATTCTCGATTCCTCTTGATTCGGATTCCTTCTAAAACCGTTACCACTACCACCGTTTTCTTGACCCACTGAGATCGAATTTGAAATTCCTGTTTCAGAATTTGCATTGTTGTTAGAAACAATACGAGCTCGGCAAAGAGGACAATTTGTATGAGAGCGTAGCCACGTGTCAATACACGGAATGTGAAAAGCGTGACTACACTTGGGCAAGAGCCTCAACGTTTCCCCTTCTTGAAACTCGTTCAAGCAAACAGAGCACTCTATTCCTTCAACCAAACCGTCGTCCTTTCTGTACCGGCAAGCGGTTATAGAATTTATAACGGATTGTTGCAAACCAACCGTGGCTATTAGCCACACCGGATGATCAATTTGATTTTCACTGACAAACTCGTCGTCCGACTGCGTGCGGACAGAGCCGTTTACGAGCCTCCGCCTGCACCAGGCGGCGTAGCACTTAAGTTTCACGACGTATAGACAGATGAGAAGGAAAATGACAGAGAATAACGATATGAGGATGATTAAGTAGGAGGAGATGTGGTTGCCGGAGTGGTCAGAAATGGTGgaagaaggtggtggtggtggtgaaaaATAGTAGTCAGGGTAATTGGTGTAACAGTTGTACGGACATGCAGGGTCACATAACCCAGAACAATCTTGGGTTTGGTTTGTTTGTGCTGGGAAGAGCTTTCTGTGTTTCCATGCCATCGGAGAGTGCTTTAACAAAGCGCAATTAGAGAAAGGAAATGATGAATAACTGGGATGTTGGTGAGAAGAGAAGCgtatttggatttttattaaatgAGAAGGACTGGTttggtttttaatttattttatttcatttatttaattttttgtttgtgttGTTTTAGTGTCTCTTTCGGAAGTTTAGTGGACTCTGAAGTCTGATGATGTGTTGTTTGTTGTGTTTGGTAATCGATAACGAGTTTGAAAGAACCTACAGGGCTACATGCTGCTCCTTCTTCCCTCTTTATTTATATTCTTTATATTTTAAGTTGGATTGATTGTTTTACACGTAATAATAAAACTGAAAAGCTTTTAAGTATATCGGTATATTGGTGTTTTAGTGAATTTTAacagttgattttaattatatatttaatatatattttttataattaatatcaataattaaaaatgattGAAATATCATTATATTGatacatttaaatatttttctaaaaaaaaacttAGGTTGTTCAGGTATCATTGTGTGTCGAAAtccacttttttctttttaaattcttgCAGTTTCATTTAAAACAAATTGTTTGCTTTATTTTGAAATAATCCTCTTAATATTTTGATACCTAAAAGTTAAAAAAGTATCCCTCTCCAAAGTCCTAACAACCGAGAAACTAATCTTTCTGTAACTTTTGGTTTGGAGAGACGAAGAGAAGGAATGGAAGACATTAA is a window from the Arachis hypogaea cultivar Tifrunner chromosome 17, arahy.Tifrunner.gnm2.J5K5, whole genome shotgun sequence genome containing:
- the LOC112767052 gene encoding RING-H2 finger protein ATL54 gives rise to the protein MAWKHRKLFPAQTNQTQDCSGLCDPACPYNCYTNYPDYYFSPPPPPSSTISDHSGNHISSYLIILISLFSVIFLLICLYVVKLKCYAAWCRRRLVNGSVRTQSDDEFVSENQIDHPVWLIATVGLQQSVINSITACRYRKDDGLVEGIECSVCLNEFQEGETLRLLPKCSHAFHIPCIDTWLRSHTNCPLCRARIVSNNNANSETGISNSISVGQENGGSGNGFRRNPNQEESRIEGGLSSDNMFTNFDMENSPGAGEVSELVEIEGRFSEESNSKERVDFDTCHSVSSQVLIDLIQVRGIPTDEIQTEIVANSEPEIHTADHIEDGDRVAERG